CCCAGTAAGGCCaaactgatgatgatgatgacgatgatgatgatgatgatgatgaaaatCACTAATTTATTGCTATTGCATGTAAGCAGACATTTGCCAGTAGACATATATTGTGACAGCAATGGTAATGGCCAAATTCAGCTTTTCCTTTGAATGTCTGAGAGGTGTTTTACTGTGATGTAGCTCTTGGGCTTCATATGTAAGATGTTCGGTGTTAAACAGCACCTGCTCCTCCCCAGCCGGTGGCGGCGGTGGCATCAAACGACCAGCAGAGGGCTCAAAGGAGGAGCCTTCAGAGAAGAAGAACCTGCCTGTTGTTGCCAAAACACACAGCCCCAAAGCAGAAAACCGCCCGCTGACATTCACTGCCTCAAAAAGTGTCAGGGAGAACTGCCCACCATCACTGCGTTTGCAGAAGGGCTCGGAGAAGCACGCCCCTGCCGCTGAGAAACGACCCCCAGCCGCACGCACCCACAAACACTCCTGCTCCCCCAGCAGAAGTTCTCCCAGCCAAGTGAAGGCCTCTCCACACGGGCCCGCTGACGAGGTGCGCCGCTGTGAACTGGTGTTTACTCTCTTGTTCTCATGATATAAATCTGGTGGCTATTGTTGAAACTTCAGCATAAAGTAAACAGgtaaggagagacagacagtaggtgggggcaggaagaggagaggtggggcaggaggaggagaggtgggggcaggaggaggagaggtgggggcaggagaggtgggggcaggaagaggagaggtgggggcaggaggaggagaggtgggggcaggaggaggagaggtggggcaggaagaggagaggtgggggcaggaagaggagaggtgggggcaggaggaggagaggtgggggcaggaggaggagaggtgggggcaggaggaggagaggtggggtaggaggaggagaggtgggggcaggagaggtgggggcaggaagaggagaggtggggcaggaagaggagaggtgggggtaggaagaggagaggtgggggtaggaagaggagaggtgggggcaggagagggtggggcaggaagaggagaggtgggggcaggaggaggagaggtgggggcaggaagaggagaggtgggggcaggaggaggagaggtgggggcaggaagaggagaggtggggcaggaggaggagaggtgggggcaggagagggaagcggtgggggcaggagagagtgcGGCAGGACGAGGAGAGatggggcaggaggaggagaggtgggggcaggaagaggagaggtggggcaggaggaggagaggtgggggcaggagagggaagcggtgggggcaggagagagtgcGGCAGGACGAGGAGAGatggggcaggaggaggagaggtgggggcaggagagggtggggcaggaggaggagaggtgggagcaggagagggtggggcaggaggaggagaggtgggggcaggagagggtggggcaggaggaggagaggtgggagCAGGAGATGTATCACCTTTTATGGGTGGTGTCACTTTTGTCCAATATTTTGATTGGTTGGTTAGCCCTGAAGAGACTGTTTTAAAATAGTTCATCCAAACAATAATATTATTTTTCACCATTACACAAATGTAGTCGAGCCTAGACATATTTGGTATCTCACATTTTCCTTATTATTTTGGCACTAGAGACACAAAACTAATGTAGGGAGCAAGTAACAGAAGCAAATAGTTTCATAGACACATGCCAAAATCTTCATTTACTTGCTTCCAACATCATTATTAAATaagcatttttaaataaatgatttTATAAAATCCGGCTGGTCTAGAATTTCAGCTGACAGTGAATATGGGTTATTATCTTCATAGCCTCCAGCTTTCTATTACAATTGTGTCTGTAAAGAAAGAATTTGATTCTGGTTATCCAAGCTGTCCTGTAATATCACACTATTGAGCTGTGTGGTAgttttgttcagttttgtaaatataaatatattaaactaaccctaacccacatTGCCAATTCTCTGTGATATTACTGAAGGTGAAGCACTGAATGCAAATGTACAAATATTTGGGCATATTCTTTAAATGAAACAATAATGAAAAGGCTTCAGTATTCGCTATTATTGCTCAAGTGCAAAACTAATCAAGAAACTGTCCATTAATTATTTCTGGATTAATCGACTACATTTGGGGTTTGTGGAAAATTACATGAATTAGGTTTTTGCTGAATCATTGCTTCTTGGTGGGTATAATTATAAAGTCTTGGCCCAATtacaaaccaaacacacatcTTTTAAAAGCAAAATCATCACTTTGAAACTCTGGAGGCTCAATCTGTGATTAAATCAGATCAAATTAAAGCAGCCACCTGATCTTTGAGCAAGAACATTCACGAAGTTGTTAAGTCTCCTCTTTGATGAACTTGTAGACACATTCTCACAAATAAATCAAACCTGAGCGGAGTCCAGCAGTGGGGTGGCTGTCCAGTGTAGACACAGCAGATCTTGCTTTGAGCGCCCTCTAGTGCAGAAATAGAATATGTTACAACTGAATGTTGGGAGAACAAACGGACAGCTGAAGCTCTCTCTTAGCAAGCGTTGTATATGCAATGTCTCCCTCTGGCCTCTAGAGGGCgcagtgttgtgggtgtgttgctTGGGGTCCAAAGCAGAAGCCTTTGAGAGTTCCGTGCTGAGTTCCCAGAGTTCCTCACCCCCTCACAGTCCCACACTCACTTCTCACTGAGCCACTCTCACTCCGCACACTTGCAAACAGGGTTCTGAAATAGAGTAGATGTGGTGATCTATCTTAGCCATAAGTGGCTGGCGATCCTGCAGTGTTTGGCTTCATCCGAGCAGGAGTGCGTCAGGGCAACCTGTTTAATCACTCCCTCTCAGTCTTCAGACAGGTGAGCAGGTGTAGTGgatggagtgggtgtggttttgcTTGGCTGAAACTCGCTGCTACGCTGCCTGTTGTGTGATGAGTGGCTCATGATTGAACCCGTGAAGAATGAGGAGTGTTATGTGTGAATATTTAGCATTGGTGGTGAATTAACATCTCGCTCACTTTTTTCATGGGGTTCATTTGTTTTTTGCAGAAGACCATTTTGGGAGAGAGTTCTAATAAAACGGGCACGCTGAACAgtaaatgtgtggtgtgtgggagtCACGTTCACCTGGTCCAGAGACACCTAGTGGATGGGAAACTGTATCACAGAAGCTGCTTCAAGTGAGAAACCCTCCAGCCTCCTCCAAACTAATTCACTGTCTCCTGTGTACATTGAGTAACTTGCATTCGGTGCTGTTGCGTAGGTGCTGTGAGCGTCCGGTTCCTGTGGAGTGCAGGGTGTCAGGACAGGAGCAGGACTCTGTCCTCAGCTCTTCACACAGCCGTGCTCACAGCGGCCCGGTTAAGCCGGAAGCGGCCCGGCTGCCTGGGAGTGGACCATCTCCACCGGGCTATGCCTCTGTGCTGTGCAGCCCAGTTAGGGCTTTGCCCCGCCCTCTGGACCCAGGCCCCACCCAGCAGCCATGGATGGACTCGGCGCAACGGACCCAGGAAGCCAGACGGAAGTTCTTCCTGTCTGCCGACCCGGTCCTGCGGTCCAGCGTGGGCGGCTCTGACAAGCCTTTGCCTGCAGAGAGAGCCAGCGCACGCGAGGCCGACCCGGAGAAGCAGCGGGCGCCATCCACAAGCCCTCAGAACCAggccgaagggaacagcaataacaacaacaagGCGTACAGCTGTGGCCCGACGTCACGGATCACGTAAGGCTTCCGTCCCATCAGCTGCTTGGAATATTTTGCCACAAATTTAAAAAGCCCTGCGTTAAAGAAAGTGCATTTGTGCCAGACTGACGGTTGTGTTGAGCAGAATTAGGAACTTGATGCAACCGCTGTGTAGCGTTCAAACAATCGTGACGTATGCCTGGTGCATGATGTTTGAGGTCCGCTTCTCTCCAGGCCAGGGAGCCATTGCAGCCCAAGCGGGAGACAGGAGAGGCCGGCCTTGACCACAGTGGGAGGAGCCAGCCAGTTCAACCCCTCCCCCAGCGCTCCCAGCCCAAGGAGTGAGGAGTCCCTCCCAACAGGTACCATCATCTGGGAGCCTGTCGGCCTGTTCATCACCAGCAGGGTTCTTCACGTGTCTATGACCTTTTGCTTATGTAGGCTACCACCCCCTTTTTCTAAATGCTTTCTAAAGGTCGCCAGGGAAATATTATCATAAACAATGGCTATGAGCAGAAGGAGACAGCGTACAGGCGTATGTCGAGTGATCTATCAAAGCGTGCGCCAATATTCCCGCACGCTTTTGTCTGTGTTTCATTTACTCTGTCAAAATGAGGTCGTGACGTTCGAGACGACGCCGTCGTGGgatgatgctgtgtgtgtgtgtgttttttctggTTTCCTCTCCTTGCTGGTACAACCCGTAGGCAGAGTTACGGTTGTTCTTCCCTGTGCTTCTTGCTGTTGTTCTAAACAGCACAATCAGATCCCACACTTGCTGGTTGTTGGCTGTAATATTATTTCCTTCCCCGGCGAGTGCAGGTGAGGACATGGGTGGTGGACTCCTGGCCGTCCGGCGTCTGCAGCAGAGAGaggctccacacacaccagcagcacaGTGAGTTTGACCTGCCCCGCTTCTCCCTGACCCCCCAACACATGCAAGGTGAGGTGGAGCAGGACAGCAGACAGCAGGGCTGCTTCACCTGTGTGCCCTCCCCACACGCCTCCTCCCTCCAGACGGGCTCGGGGGCGCTGCCACCTGCCCTGGGCACGTCCACGCCCAATTACTGATCATCTACCTAAAAATGTATCTGTTACTTAATCCAAATGATTGCTGTATTTACATACTGTGAGTACTTTCTGTTAGTTGAGGAGGTGAGAAGGTCTCCCACTGCCCAGTAAGGAGGTCTCCCACTGCCCAGTGAGGAGGTCTCTCAGTGCCCAGTGAGGAGGTCTCCCAGTGCCCAGTGAGGAGGTCTCTCATTGCCCAGTGAGGAGGTCTATCAGT
This Brachyhypopomus gauderio isolate BG-103 chromosome 6, BGAUD_0.2, whole genome shotgun sequence DNA region includes the following protein-coding sequences:
- the micall2a gene encoding MICAL-like protein 2a isoform X2 gives rise to the protein MAAIKALQQWCKIQCDGYRNVAIVNMTTSFRDGLAFCALIHKFRPDLINFESLRKDNVYDNNHLAFCVAEDHLGIPALLDAEDMVALPVPDRLSILTYVSQYYNYFNSRCPTGGGGGIKRPAEGSKEEPSEKKNLPVVAKTHSPKAENRPLTFTASKSVRENCPPSLRLQKGSEKHAPAAEKRPPAARTHKHSCSPSRSSPSQVKASPHGPADEKTILGESSNKTGTLNSKCVVCGSHVHLVQRHLVDGKLYHRSCFKCCERPVPVECRVSGQEQDSVLSSSHSRAHSGPVKPEAARLPGSGPSPPGYASVLCSPVRALPRPLDPGPTQQPWMDSAQRTQEARRKFFLSADPVLRSSVGGSDKPLPAERASAREADPEKQRAPSTSPQNQAEGNSNNNNKAYSCGPTSRITPGSHCSPSGRQERPALTTVGGASQFNPSPSAPSPRSEESLPTGEDMGGGLLAVRRLQQREAPHTPAAQLTEGNCVTPENKIINSSNDHVTHQAPPTAPAVQSSGYRPRDPRESLSHQPDASLSLDESHRSREPSADHTRSVSAGSEIGDTFKTSQASERLCHIPVEEITKELQEIETSLSGLEKEGIELERKLRCCEEEGSGDVLMDPLMVDWFRLIQKKQSYIRRESELVYIARSQDLEQLQPGVEGQLRRLMNKPEHLKSAAEKKTETDLMTRLVEIVNDRNAIVDGLEQDRLSYTPAAFDEILGLSSAVCCS